The genomic DNA CCAAAATTATTCTTTGATAACAAGTTGCCTGTACTTCACCGATAACACACCTGTACCTATATGGTACTTTTTATGATTGGTTTATAAAATATGTTTAGGTGTTATAGATTACATTTTTAGATCTACTTACAGAACACTAATGGGGCCCATTCTGTAAAATTACTTTTATACTTATTTACTCACCCAAGtagtattttttacagtgtaatgttGTTACACTATAAAACCATATAATGAACTGTATTACAAACAAATCAAGTCATTATCCATCCATCGAAGGCAATCTCTTTTAAAGaattcaaatgtctttaatATAATTGCATGGTTATGTTTAACGCCTTAAAAACAgttgttggtgtttgttttttgaacatGGCCATGTCATTATATTGAGGGCATTGTAATTGTCTAAAAGAGAGTATACTGCAGTGATCTCTGGATTTGGTTCTACAATCCCACCCaaagagcaacacaaacaaacttgatGTAATTACCGGAAGCACTTAAGTTTTTAAAGGATTACGGGGGTTTGACAAAAAATATTCTCCTCATTGAGACCAGGGGTTTTACAAGGTTTGCATTGCACTTTGCACTGCAGCAAGTTTTCGGAATCATTATAAGAAACTTATATTCTGGGAAAAAGTATTGTGAAAAAAAGCAGCATGAGACATGAAGGACATTTCATAGCTGAAAAGCACAGGTTTAGTTGCATTAGGAATGGCTTTGTTTATTAGACTACCAGGCTCCTATAAACTACATGAAACCTCAGGCTATTAGTTATCTATATCTGGACAAAtgctatattattatttataacttTATACATGTATAAAGTTCATGATTCAGTATATTTTGATTTAGAGCAGCACACAGACAAGCACAGATATACAAACCACAAACATTAAGgtagagaaagcactcaaagAGTTACAGTTACACTGGTGATACACTCTAAAAAtgtataatgaaaaaataataatctgtaaGTGCACAAATGCTAACAATGTGTAAACATTCTGTGTTAAATTAACAAACtactgatataaatatatagatgcaataattatatatttttatattcataaCCAACTTTTCATTTGAAGacaaatctcaaagtgctacaaAGATACATAAATTGTATCaatttaaaagctttaaaaagctaacatacatatataaaaatcaTAAGAAAGTATAGGTATAAAAGACACATGAAAGACAGACCATTCGTTTTTCTGAAACAGCTTCATCTCCTCTAGACAGTGCAGATACAAGTGATCTGTTATAGTGTATGTTAATTGCCATTGTAGTTTCCCTCCTCTGCTGCAGGAGGCGCTGCAGGCAGCTACAACGTAAACACAGTTGTGGCTACATAGAGGCGGCTAACACGGTGGCTAACACTGGTACAGATTAGCTTGACAGTTGAAGAAGAGGACATGGTTTCATATTTTTCGCTGTATTGTTTTAACGAATTAGAGCGTGACCACAACAGTTTCGCCACACAGGAGCAGTTTTCGGTTACcgtttttattttaagacaaaGCTGACACAAGGTAAcatagcttagcttagcttccGTCCGTTGTAAAAGTATGAATTCTCTGGTTGGATACGGGACGTCATCTGAATCTGACAGTGATGGGGATGAGGACACCAGTGGATTTGGGTAAATATTCAACTTTCTGGAACAACCATGTAAATAACCTGTGCTGGAATAAAGTCTGGACTTTCGGTCAATAAGGTTAAAGAAGTTTCCTTTAAAATTGTTCAAAGGGGCCACACAATTAAGTCACTGTCGTTGTCACTGTGAAAAACTGACATTGATCTAAGATTGCTGTGATTACCATGCGGAGACAAGACAAGGCATTTGTAGATTTATTCTGGATAATATCATCTGTGACTTTGAACCcttgtttgaaaatgttgttcCTCGTTTCCTACAGGCCAatacaaaaaggaaaacaaatctgaTACATGTAAACATTAATATATAGTCAATGGAGGATATCGCTCTAGTGTAACCTGTACTTTTCTCTGTATATTGAGATCTGTTAAGAAGGCCTGTGATGAGGCGACATCTGTCCAAAAGACCCGCAACTTCTTGCTGGAGTCTGGTTCAGCATCCAGTAATTCAGGCAGTGAGTCAGCACCAGAGGAAGGGGGTCCTGAATCCTCCTCGTTCCCACTACATCCCCTGCCATCACCAGCATCGTCTGCAGCCAGTCAACCCAGGCTTCCTGTTCCTTCCCTGGGCTCACTCAATCTTTACaaactgcctcctcctcctctgaatgCCTGCTCCGACAGCAGTGTGTTTGCAAACCCTTTCAAAGCTCAGGCAGACCAGAAGCTCAGTGCCTTGCAGAAACATGTTCCTTTAACAATGCAAGCCAAACCCTCCCAGATAGGaggcaaacgtgtgtgtgtgtcatacagGAAAGACGGACGGTGCAGGTTCGGGATCAAATGCAAGTTTGCGCATGACAGTGACCTACAGATGCCAGTCACTGCCGCTGATGGTCATCATCTTCATTCTCCCATGGGTGATGAAGCACCATCATCAGAACATGATGTGCCTAACACAAGTAGCTCAAGTGGAACTGGCTCCAAGAAGCCCACTGAGGAAAAGTCAGGAGGGCAACaggtgaagaagaggaaagtTGGACTGAGCAACACTTTGATTCCTCCTAAACGAGCAATGAAGCAGTATGCCATGCTCAGGGACAGAGAGCGGGTCAGTATGTCCTAATGGAACACTGTAATATGAATAGTATGTAGTGCAGCTGAGgtatgttctctctgtgtgcatgtctgtagACTGATTTGTGCTGTCTGTTAGTGAAACAGTCAGTGAATTCCAATTACGTTATATCTGGTAGTAACTTTCATTGTGTAAATAATGTAACGTAAAAAAACCatgtaaaataaagacattttatcTTTGCACAAATCCCATAGGCAATGAATCCTTCTCAAATAAGAATTAAATTGCAGTCTGTGCAATTGACTAATGGTGTTATTCAAACTACTATAATAGATTAATAAACCTAAATGTATTCTCTCATTCATCtaatacttttttttgactTGTCAGCATCAGGTTTTGTAACTTTATATGCctgtgttaatgttttttcttcaccaACACACTGAAATCTCGATAATTCCTGTTAAGTACTTAAAATAGCCACTAGATGGCCCTCACACACTCATTGTGAACAAAGTTATCTGAGTCTGAACATCAGGAATGTTCTTAGGCTGTCAATGAAAACACTTTGTATAaatgtttacacatttatttacatcataTAAATGAACAGTTTTTGTGTTTGCCTGCCACACATCCTTTATGGCAGATGAGAGTGGTTGATTTAGTATTCAAATGTTCAAGTACATTGCCTCACTTTATGCAAATTttataacatttcagttgtcaTAGACAGTTACGAGTTGTCTAATTCAGTTTgggtatatatttttttatactgttctgCACATTACATGGGTCATTAGTCCTTCAAAGTCAAGCAAGGCTCAACAAAGAGCTGCACAAATATTACAAATCTTTAGTGACACTGTTAAAATctaaaatatgcacatttttattccatCTACACCTTTCCTGGTCTTTGAGTCTTCCGTCTTTCAGGGTTctctgggtttgtttttttcctcttatcaAGAAAACGTACAGTAGATCTGAACAATAAATGaatggctgttttgttttttatttcagtgatcACAGATTCTACTCACCTCACACATGCTGAGGACATTTATACCTTTCAAACATGTGTTTGGTGATCAaactatttttgatttattccaGTAGGAACTCACCACACATCTGGCATTTGATGTGCTAAATATTACTAAGAGGTATGCTATGTTATTGCATATTAGCAAGTGATTTGCAATTTGACCTCAGCATcaatacacacactctcacataaAAGGCTAGTTGAAGTTTACAGGACCTATATACAAAGGCAACAACTTACACAtaaagacatatatatatatatctttccCTGATACAGATATTCTAAAAATCTACCAAATATGACTATAAGTGAACAGTACATATTATATTGGTGATCCTACATTTACTTCAAATGTTGCAGTACAGGTCACTGATGATTTCCTCATTAGTGTGCTcgataatctttttttttttttttttacatcagtgCCTGCTGTACATGTCGCTCAGTGCTGTCTCCTTGTCCCGTCTGCTCCCAGATCACACCGTCCTCCGCTGCAGCCGCAGTCTGCTGGAGGGAGTTAGCTGAATGTGAGGAGGAAGTGAGCCCTGTATTGTCCAGAATAAAACTGCCCCCGTTGGTGGAGGTTGGATCCTGGGAATGGGGGTGGGTATGGGACAGGAGATGGGGGCTCGGGGCAGATGTCTGCAGGGCGTGAAGTTGAGAAGTCGCTAGAATGGGGATCTGCTGGATGTGGGTTTGAGATTGGCTGACCGGCTGGAAGGTCATTTGTAGGATTTGTGTTTGCCCCTGGCCCTGTTGCTGGGACGGATATGACTGCAGAGGCTGGAGCTGGGGTTGGAGGGTCAGTTGTTGGATTTGTGACTGCTGAGCAGCCTGCACAAACTGGACGGGCATCTGCAGCTGGAGGTGAGTCTGCTGCTGGTTGTCAGCTGGGGAAGAGGGGTTGGCGGGGGACAGGGCAATCGTCACTGGCACCTGCATGGTATGGAGGCTCTGGTCTTGTCCCAGTAAAACCACTTGGTGACTCACTTGTTGGGTCACATGACCCACCTGCTGCCCAACTTGCCCTTCATGGCTCAGCTGTACCACTTGCCCGTCTTTCCCCACTTGGCTCACATCCAAGCTGGTGACCTCTGCGTGCCTTGGGTTTCCTGGCAGCTCCAGCAGGGAGGCGGGGGTTGTGATGAGTGCTCCGGCATTTGCTGCCAGCGCCTCAGCAATTAGCACCTCTGGGTGGCTCTTGGCCTTGTGTGCCACCACACAGTCCTTCTTCTCAAACTTCTTTCCACAGATGGAGCAGGAGAACTGATAGGTGGCATCAGCATCGTGCTTCTTCATGTGCCAGTTGAGAGATGCCTTCTGGCGACAGGTAAACCCACAGATCTCACATCTATTAGAAACAGAACATTGAGAGTAAAGGTCAACTGAATAGATACGGTGAATGTCTAAACACAGGAGAGTAAATGGTCAAATATTGTGAACGGGGAAATACTAACTGTAggggtttctctcctgtgtggatCATGCGGTGGACAGCCAGGTTGTGGGAGCTCTTGAAGGCACGAGCACAGAACTCACAGATGTAGTCTCTCTGGTCTAGAATCACACAACACTTAAATATAAATGGGTTCTCTACAAACAGTACATTCGGGGGGGATTCAGCAAATTCGAACTTCTTGatatttttcactttcatttgaaGCACGTTCATTTTGAACTTGTGGTTTTTCCTCAATAAATGTATCATTCCATTTTGGTTTAAGGAGGTAAAAGAAAGCTGCAATCACAAGTGTTTACCTGTGTGGTGCTTTGCATGACGCAGCAGCTGCTTCTGAAGGCGGAAAAGGCGTCCACAAGACGGGTGAGGACACACATATTTCTTCTTGAGTAAGTGCTGATACTTTATATGGTGCTGGggtgaaaatcaaaacaaaatgcagaaCAGTTTTAGGTACATGTAGTATTTCAAACATGTTGTGCACAGCATAGTTCCCTTGAGCTGCAAATACTAATACCGCCAGGAAATAGTGTTGGTGGACTCATTTTTAGTAGAGAAAcaatgtttgtatttgtgtgtcaacacaaaaaaactctgAGTAAGATAGGTTTAAGTTTTCTAAAAACAATATGCCAATGTTACGCAGCCCCAGACATGACgtaggagggaaaaaaactttAACAAAATGCTAATTCTTGGCCACGAAATAGATATAACATGCACACTgaatactaattaataatattaatataattccCACGAATTACCTTGACAGCTTACTGACGACTGCACGTAGAGATCAATGTAGTTTCTCCAGCTCTTTTGATGAATATGAGGTTGTAGCTTGTCGTCTACATCACTACGACTCAAAAATATGTCTTGCGTGCgtttcaacaatgttttgtttatatgtTATTGATGATGGCGGAAGTTCtaatctgtgaatatctttccAACTTTACTTTAGCTACACTAATTTAATCTAAATAAGTTACACTTATTTAGTATTTTGTCCATGTCATGCCTGGGGCTCCATACAATGTTGACGTATGagataacaacacatttttttggcaGACTTTGAAAtagatttaaatgtattaaatgatttcactgtgataGAAACAATCCACAGTGGAAATGTGCTCAGACAAACCTGTAGGTAGCGAGGATGAGCCAGGACTGTCCCACATCCTTCCATTTCACAGCGCACATACTGCACTGGGGGCTTCTTTCTGTTATGTCAAACAGTCGCcacatatttaattaaatggatTTTCAATGCAATGTCAAATCAACAACATATCCTTTTAATCTGAATGCTCCACTGCAGACAGAAGTTTACCTCCTCTTTGGTAGCCGTGGGGTTTTGTCATCCTTTTTCCGTCTGCCTCTCCTAAACACAAAGCAGAAAGGAAACTATGTAAAGTcatgatatataataataaaatgacacCACACATTGaaattaattcaattattttgtgactatgcaaaccaccacacacacacacacttatttcaAAGCAAGAAATGTCACAGTAGGGACAATGGTGTAGTATTAGACATACTCTAATACTTAACAACATGAATGTCTGCtactgaaaaacacataaagATCCACGTGATGCGGCTGTGCTTACTTCCTGGGTCCGTCTGGGTCCTCCACAGTTTCTTCTTCTAACTTTGCTTCATCTTCGACACTTTCCAAATTGTCAGAACCTTCTATTTTTATCTCGGccacttctttctcttttttgggttccttctctttttctttcttttccttcagtCTAGGAGGAGCTCTGCGTTTTGCTTTAGGTACATCCCTAAGAAGGAAACAACAAAATGTAGTTACCATGCTATTACTGCTATATATTTGAACAACGTAAGGCACAAAACACTAAAGGTTAAAGTCACTAAAGGTTGAGGTCAAGCCTGGTTTGCATTGGCTTCCCAACAGCTCGACTGAgatcaaacatatttaaacatgtgtAAATTACAGTGTTATCTAAATTATCAGagtgattttaaatatttacaatcACTGAGCTTCAGTTTCATATTCACCATGTTGAAGATTTTTAATCACCTCATGAGATACCATCAACATATTATTGACTATACTCCAATTAAGATATAAATATGATGCAGATGtctaaaaacaaatgacacacatacacaaacctTTCCGCCTTAGGGTCGTAGCTCTGGTCATTTAAGTCGTCTCTAAAAGGAACATCTTCATCACTACTGAggccctcctcttcctctgcaccgctgaaagcaaaaaacaaagactTCAAACTCTGCGCTCAGTTATTAAGTTAGTGCACGTTAGATATAAGTATACCTTTGACTCAGAGGCTGATAGTTGAGCTCATTAACATCATCCTGAAATGGAGGGTCTTCATCATCCAAGACTGGCTCTGCAACATCCTCAGTTTCCTCCTCTTTGTTTTCCCTGGGAAATAGTTTGAAACACGGCAGTcgtgaaaacacacaccaccaaaCTCTTCTCACTCTTACAATTTTCAAttcagtaaaacagtaaaatgctTTGAGAACAGTGCATAAGAAATATCAGATTACACGTTTAGATGGTATATTAAAGCTATGTTTCTTTTATAATGGATTTTTAAATGGATTTGATATCCCAACAATCAGACCAAGTAACAACTGTAGTAATAACTGCCTGACAATAACCGTATCAAGGATATAATAAACAGATACAATACAATCAGAAATAAATGGGACATgttaaaatatcatttaaataaaattgtagCCCAACTGTATGCATAagttttgtaaaagaaaaccaaTGTTCCATGTATATATCATGGTTTATCCAAACGTGTACTTACATTTCATGCTTCTCTTTATCGTTTACCTCTTCCTCCACAgctgaagaacaaaaaaaaagaaagtccatTTGTATAAATGATATATAACAGCAAAACAACCTAACTAACCTATAACAGCCCATTGCATTCTATGAAGATTCATTATATATAAAAGGCATACCATTAGTTAGTGAATAATGCTTCAGTGTCTCTATGCCTAAATGATTTGAATTAGGAAATACAGTTTCTGGATTTCTGAACCAAAGCAGCTCATTGTCAACAGGTTGCTCACCAGCTGGATTCTCCAGTCCAGGTTCAGTTTTACACACAGGCTTGGCAGAGCTGCGGTTTGCTCTGCCAGACGGGGGCTTGGCACGAGTCTGGGCTGGGGGGCGTCTGGAGGGGAGAGCTGGAGTGAGGGAGCAGAAACATGCCATCAGACATACAGTGTACCTACAAGTGCAGTAACACAAGAGCCCACACACAGTAAATCCTGCTGCACATACACTGAATGAGTTGGCAGGATCGCCGATTGTTGAATTTCATCCAAAGGTTATTTGAATACTCGGCTTTTGGGATCACTGCACTCTGTCCTGAGCtcatacagcacagatgaactCTCTGTTGATactgacacacattttaatgtaaatacgGTCTGACCTCTTTTCTAGACTCTTTCATTATTTCAAGTTCCTTTGCAGTATACGAAGCTTCTGTTGGTGATGCAGCAAATGCGAGGCGTCACTGATGGGTCTCCGCTCCACCCACATCAGCGGAGCAGAGTGGAGGTACTTATATGGAGAGTGGATAGTAACGTGAAAGCAGAGACAAAACTGCACTGTCTCGTCTGCTTTCGTCAGTTTTCTGCTTGTCAAAGACTTCTTCAAAGAGGAGTCCATACAATAGTGCAGCTTCATGTCAGAcaaacagtgttgttgttgttgatatggcagcacacagagggggaggtgaCGTAAGGGAGGGTGACTGTGAATGGATAGCGATCAGATCTTTATGTGGACACTGGAGATGTGATGAAGCACTATTCGATCGCTATCTGATGACAGAAAACGCATTACACATCTCtgtttcaatttaaaaacatgtcaattcTGTTCTGGATATGCCATACGGTCCACACTTCTCTCAATAACTGAGAAGTGTGAACATGCTGCTGTCCCGTTTTCGTTTGATACGGAGACCTTTGAAAAACTATAATGAAGTTACCCACATTACATTCTGACTGGTTCTTATTGCCACAAGTGGACTAGCTGCAACCAAAAAGCTACATTAACACTTACTTTGAATATTAATTGCTTGGATCAAAATGACTGAAATCCCTGCTTTCAGACAAACAGCTTCACTGGCACATGTATGCCAAGAGTACCTGTGTGCTGTACATGGGGGCGGGCAGTTACTAGGTCAGGTGAGGGTGCAATTGTTGCAGAGCACAGGAGGTCAGAGGCCTCTCCTTGATTTGTTCTGATTTGTTTGGCTCGGGAGCAAACAGGTGCACACTGCACAGCGGATAGTTGGCTGGCATTTAGCCCTGCTCCTAGACTGTGTTCCTACATTAAAGAATGGGAACATTTTTTGATCAGCTAAGGTAGAACAGATGACTTGAAACAGCATTCAGCCACGGAGAGACACAAGACGAAAACACAAGCTAAAATGTGGATCTGATATCAGCACGTTCTTTAGCCAATGCCACCAACAACTTCTGAAGCTGAAAACAATTGCTGCAGATGAGGTTTCATCTCATATGATTATGTGGTGGTTGACTCATTAATTGTggcattttttattttcgtATGAAATCATGGCaatttggccaaaaaaaaaatatatggcAAAGTGGTGTgcatatttttatatactgcAGTAAGTGTGTGTCTTTGGGAAAGCAGTGCAGGTCGGCTGGACGGAAGGAAGGAGTCAAGCAATCGGTGCTGTCATTAGTACTGAGAGTAAGTCTAGGAGTGGTGTTGTAATTTATAGGACGTTTAGACGTAGTTAAAACCATGGAGGTACAGTATATAGTTCAAACACTTGCAGTCACTGTGCTTTAATAATGGGAATCTGGCCCTACTTATTTTTGAATGGAGTTTCGAACAAAgtaaaattaatattttcatagtAGATGATCTTACATGACATGTGCTTT from Solea solea chromosome 10, fSolSol10.1, whole genome shotgun sequence includes the following:
- the zfp91 gene encoding E3 ubiquitin-protein ligase ZFP91 isoform X1, which produces MEPAGDRTGDVNKGEQPAEDKAADQTPATSTTVTPRRGLRDRGAGRPRSGVSSSSTGVNGAASSPQSSGRVLRDRSTRAIPAWLKDSKSDDEDEPSPDAGATKRRKVSNFRRKKMTEPAGWTEPGGGVAGDSLQGTDSEDGKNPSTDAQALPSRRPPAQTRAKPPSGRANRSSAKPVCKTEPGLENPAAVEEEVNDKEKHEMENKEEETEDVAEPVLDDEDPPFQDDVNELNYQPLSQSGAEEEEGLSSDEDVPFRDDLNDQSYDPKAERFVDVPKAKRRAPPRLKEKKEKEKEPKKEKEVAEIKIEGSDNLESVEDEAKLEEETVEDPDGPRKRGRRKKDDKTPRLPKRRKKPPVQYVRCEMEGCGTVLAHPRYLQHHIKYQHLLKKKYVCPHPSCGRLFRLQKQLLRHAKHHTDQRDYICEFCARAFKSSHNLAVHRMIHTGEKPLQCEICGFTCRQKASLNWHMKKHDADATYQFSCSICGKKFEKKDCVVAHKAKSHPEVLIAEALAANAGALITTPASLLELPGNPRHAEVTSLDVSQVGKDGQVVQLSHEGQVGQQVGHVTQQVSHQVVLLGQDQSLHTMQVPVTIALSPANPSSPADNQQQTHLQLQMPVQFVQAAQQSQIQQLTLQPQLQPLQSYPSQQQGQGQTQILQMTFQPVSQSQTHIQQIPILATSQLHALQTSAPSPHLLSHTHPHSQDPTSTNGGSFILDNTGLTSSSHSANSLQQTAAAAEDGVIWEQTGQGDSTERHVQQALM
- the si:ch211-113e8.11 gene encoding uncharacterized protein si:ch211-113e8.11, which gives rise to MNSLVGYGTSSESDSDGDEDTSGFGSVKKACDEATSVQKTRNFLLESGSASSNSGSESAPEEGGPESSSFPLHPLPSPASSAASQPRLPVPSLGSLNLYKLPPPPLNACSDSSVFANPFKAQADQKLSALQKHVPLTMQAKPSQIGGKRVCVSYRKDGRCRFGIKCKFAHDSDLQMPVTAADGHHLHSPMGDEAPSSEHDVPNTSSSSGTGSKKPTEEKSGGQQVKKRKVGLSNTLIPPKRAMKQYAMLRDRERVSMS
- the zfp91 gene encoding E3 ubiquitin-protein ligase ZFP91 isoform X2; protein product: MEPAGDRTGDVNKGEQPAEDKAADQTPATSTTVTPRRGLRDRGAGRPRSGVSSSSTGVNGAASSPQSSGRVLRDRSTRAIPAWLKDSKSDDEDEPSPDAGATKRRKVSNFRRKKMTEPAGWTEPGGGVAGDSLQGTDSEDGKNPSTDAQALPSRRPPAQTRAKPPSGRANRSSAKPVCKTEPGLENPAAVEEEVNDKEKHEMENKEEETEDVAEPVLDDEDPPFQDDVNELNYQPLSQSGAEEEEGLSSDEDVPFRDDLNDQSYDPKAERDVPKAKRRAPPRLKEKKEKEKEPKKEKEVAEIKIEGSDNLESVEDEAKLEEETVEDPDGPRKRGRRKKDDKTPRLPKRRKKPPVQYVRCEMEGCGTVLAHPRYLQHHIKYQHLLKKKYVCPHPSCGRLFRLQKQLLRHAKHHTDQRDYICEFCARAFKSSHNLAVHRMIHTGEKPLQCEICGFTCRQKASLNWHMKKHDADATYQFSCSICGKKFEKKDCVVAHKAKSHPEVLIAEALAANAGALITTPASLLELPGNPRHAEVTSLDVSQVGKDGQVVQLSHEGQVGQQVGHVTQQVSHQVVLLGQDQSLHTMQVPVTIALSPANPSSPADNQQQTHLQLQMPVQFVQAAQQSQIQQLTLQPQLQPLQSYPSQQQGQGQTQILQMTFQPVSQSQTHIQQIPILATSQLHALQTSAPSPHLLSHTHPHSQDPTSTNGGSFILDNTGLTSSSHSANSLQQTAAAAEDGVIWEQTGQGDSTERHVQQALM